Proteins encoded by one window of Lycium barbarum isolate Lr01 chromosome 11, ASM1917538v2, whole genome shotgun sequence:
- the LOC132620255 gene encoding uncharacterized mitochondrial protein AtMg00810-like, whose translation MLLTSESLELIAENKNSLQEAFKMKDLGELKYFPGIEFARSEKGILLHHKKYALELVSESGLSASKPAITPMEANCKLTTIEYDKTVKKLNKEKGIKHEGTQDRLLEDQSIYQRLIRNLLYLTVTRPDIAYTV comes from the coding sequence atgctaCTCACAAGTGAAAGTCTGGAACTGATAGCAGAAAATAAGAATTCCTTACAAGAAGCATTCAAGATGAAGGATTTGGGGGAACTCAAATATTTCCCTGGGATAGAGTTTGCAAGATCAGAAAAGGGGATTCTACTGCATCACAAAAAGTATGCATTAGAATTAGTGTCAGAATCAGGCTTAAGTGCTTCCAAACCTGCAATTACTCCTATGGAAGCAAACTGCAAGCTCACTACAATAGAATATGATAAAACTGTGAAAAAGCTAAACAAAGAAAAAGGGATCAAGCATGAGGGAACACAAGACAGGTTACTAGAGGATCAAAGTATCTATCAAAGACTGATTAGGAATCTCTTATATCTCACAGTAACAAGACCAGACATAGCTTATACAGTTTAG